In one Alosa alosa isolate M-15738 ecotype Scorff River chromosome 14, AALO_Geno_1.1, whole genome shotgun sequence genomic region, the following are encoded:
- the LOC125307704 gene encoding UDP-glucuronosyltransferase 2A1-like, with protein sequence MHSALPRPSEQCPKSWIRMLGPVLLALSVLSVCLSGARGGKVLVFPVGASHWVNMNIIIEELHSRGHSITVVRDSNNWSIKEESPHYKAITIPSSDTISSSDSVEGNTDSFIKKMLNIRIEGKPNWNTEQSRELIEAFSNIHRDECAMVSAMFADEALMQSLQEAKYDLVLSDPVIASGMFVAYRLKLPLVFNVRASLFGDPHTLIAPSPPSYVPVLSTGFSDRMSFSQRLWNWTVFMMSKLYQKQIAADYSDFCNRFFGPDVNFMSLLQNADLWLVRYDFTFEFPRPTMPNVVYIGGFQCKPARPLPVDLEEFVNSSGEHGVIIMSLGTLVAEIPSDITEEIAAAFAQLPQKVIWRYKGAKPSTLGNNTLLVDWLPQNDLLGHPKTRVFVAHGGTNGVQEAISHGVPIVGLPLMFDQPDNLSKMVVRGTAKVLDIATLDRAVFKDALEKVLYEPSYRENMQRLSRIHHDQPTKPLDRAIFWIEFIMRHGGAPHLRTQSFRMSWIAYHSIDVIMTLLMALLLLLLIMFLAIKKCCSVLFKKKVKSE encoded by the exons ATGCATTCTGCTCTCCCTCGACCTTCTGAGCAG TGTCCTAAGTCCTGGATCAGGATGCTCGGCCCTGTGCTGTTGGCTCTCTCagtgctgtctgtctgcctttctGGGGCCAGAGGAGGTAAAGTGCTGGTGTTCCCAGTAGGTGCCAGCCACTGGGTGAACATGAATATCATCATTGAGGAGCTGCACTCCCGAGGTCATAGCATTACTGTAGTGCGAGACTCAAATAACTGGTCCATTAAAGAGGAGTCTCCCCATTACAAGGCCATCACTATCCCTTCCAGTGACACTATCTCCTCCAGTGACAGTGTCGAGGGGAACACCGACTCCTTCATAAAGAAAATGCTGAATATACGCATAGAAGGCAAGCCTAACTGGAACACGGAACAGTCAAGAGAGCTAATTGAAGCATTTTCAAACATACATAGGGATGAATGCGCAATGGTGTCTGCAATGTTTGCTGATGAGGCCCTGATGCAGTCACTCCAAGAAGCCAAGTACGACTTAGTTCTGAGTGACCCTGTGATAGCTAGTGGGATGTTCGTAGCCTACCGTCTAAAGCTCCCACTGGTGTTCAATGTCAGGGCGTCTCTTTTTGGAGACCCTCACACTCTCATTGCCCCTTCTCCTCCATCTTATGTCCCTGTACTTAGCACTGGGTTTTCTGACCGCATGTCATTCTCCCAAAGACTATGGAACTGGACTGTGTTCATGATGAGTAAGCTGTACCAGAAACAGATTGCTGCTGATTACTCAGATTTCTGCAATCGTTTCTTTGGACCGGATGTAAACTTTATGTCATTGCTCCAGAATGCAGATTTATGGCTTGTACGATACGACTTCACTTTTGAGTTTCCACGCCCAACCATGCCCAATGTGGTCTATATTGGTGGGTTCCAATGCAAGCCAGCTAGACCACTTCCTGTTGACCTGGAAGAGTTTGTCAATAGCTCAGGGGAACATGGGGTCATCATCATGTCCCTTGGAACTCTGGTTGCCGAGATCCCTAGTGACATCACTGAAGAGATTGCTGCAGCTTTTGCTCAGCTTCCCCAAAAGGTCATCTGGAGATATAAAGGGGCCAAGCCCTCGACTCTTGGCAACAACACCTTGCTAGTGGACTGGCTGCCCCAAAATGACCTGCTGGGACACCCAAAGACTAGAGTGTTTGTAGCCCATGGGGGCACCAATGGTGTCCAAGAAGCAATCTCCCATGGTGTCCCGATAGTTGGCCTGCCTCTGATGTTTGATCAGCCAGATAATCTGTCCAAGATGGTGGTGAGAGGAACTGCTAAGGTACTGGACATTGCCACACTGGACAGAGCAGTGTTTAAGGACGCACTAGAGAAAGTGCTCTATGAGCCGTCCTACAGGGAGAACATGCAGAGGCTCTCCAGGATCCACCATGACCAGCCCACGAAGCCTCTGGACCGTGCCATTTTCTGGATCGAGTTCATCATGAGGCACGGAGGCGCCCCTCACCTGCGCACTCAGTCCTTCAGGATGTCTTGGATCGCGTATCATTCTATAGACGTCATAATGACTCTGCTCATGGCTCTGTTGCTCCTACTATTGATTATGTTCCTGGCAATCAAAAAATGCTGTTCAGTTTTATTCAAAAAGAAAGTCAAAAGTGAGTAA
- the dhdh.1 gene encoding dihydrodiol dehydrogenase, tandem duplicate 1, giving the protein MATRWGICGAGKISHDWNVAMKTLPAEEHQVVAVAARSLERAQDFAKKHSIPKAYGSYEELAKDPNIDIVYLGVLHIQHLRVGLLFLNAGKNMLCEKPFAMNSREVKQLIDAAKKNNVFLMEGIWSRCFPVQREVSRLLAEEAVGEVKVVKAYFGSPQLHIPRSVEKELGGGALLDIGVYCLQFVLMVFQGERPESIHATGHRLESGVDEVMFVVLKFSRNRIGLCGFSIGVPLPNDATISGTKGSIRIPSPMWCPSALVVNGTETEYPLPEPCMPMNFTNSTGLRYEAQEVRQCLLKGLKESIRMPLADSALLAEVMDEARRQVGVVFSQDSQ; this is encoded by the exons ATGGCAACGCGGTGGGGCATCTGTGGAGCGGGGAAGATCAGCCATGACTGGAACGTGGCGATGAAGACACTTCCTGCCGAGGAACACCAG GTTGTGGCTGTAGCTGCAAGAAGCCTGGAGCGTGCACAAGACTTTGCCAAAAAGCACAGCATCCCCAAGGCTTATGGCAGCTATGAAGAGCTCGCCAAAGACCCTAACATTG aCATTGTGTACCTGGGCGTCCTGCACATACAGCACCTGCGTGTCGGGCTGTTGTTCCTGAACGCGGGGAAGAACATGCTGTGTGAGAAGCCCTTCGCCATGAACTCCAGAGAGGTCAAGCAGCTGATAGACGCCGCCAAGAAGAACAATGTGTTCCTCATGGAG GGAATCTGGTCGCGCTGCTTCCCCGTGCAGAGGGAGGTCAGCCGCCTGCTGGCCGAGGAGGCGGTGGGGGAGGTGAAGGTGGTCAAGGCCTACTTCGGCTCCCCGCAGTTGCACATCCCGCGCTCCGTGGAGAAGGAGCTGGGGGGAGGTGCCCTGTTGGACATCGGCGTCTACTGCTTGCAGTTTGTGCTCATGGTCTTCCAGGGGGAGAGGCCGGAGTCCATCCACGCTACGGGACACCGTCTGGAGTCAG GGGTGGATGAGGTCATGTTTGTGGTGCTGAAGTTCTCCAGGAACCGCATTGGCCTTTGCGGGTTCTCCATTGGTGTGCCCCTGCCCAACGATGCCACCATCAGTGGCACAAAGGGCTCCATCAGG ATCCCCTCTCCCATGTGGTGCCCTTCAGCCCTGGTGGTGAATGGGACGGAAACGGAGTACCCGCTGCCTGAGCCCTGCATGCCCATGAACTTCACCAACAGCACCGGCCTACGCTACGAGGCCCAGGAGGTGCGCCAGTGTCTGCTCAAAG GATTGAAGGAGAGCATCAGGATGCCTTTGGCTGATTCTGCCCTTCTAGCAGAGGTCATGGACGAGGCCAGAAGACAAGTGGGAGTGGTCTTCAGCCAGGACAGCCAATGA